The genomic interval TGCCTCGATCATCCATTATCATGCGCGCGATCCGAAAACTGGAGCGCCAGCTTCAGATGCCAAACTCTACGCTGACACCGTCCGTCGAATCAAGGAGAAGAGCGATGTGATTACCATGCCAACACTGGGCGCATGGTGGCTTCCCTCAGTCGAAGCGCGCATTGCCCATATCGTTGAGATGGCCAAAGACCCGATGACCAAGCCGGACTTCGGACCGATCGACATGGCGACCGGCAATGTCGATACCTATGACCCGAAAGGCAAACGCTTTAAGACCAACGAAACCGTCTACATGAACACCACTAAGACGTGGCAGTATTTTGCAGAAACAATGAAATCAGTTGGAGTCAAACCGATTCAGGCCTTGTGGAATGTTCCTTCCATTCGCGCAACGCAAGCGTTTGTGGATATGGGCATTTTTACTGAACCGGTCTATTGCGAGATCGTCCTGACGGAAGACTGGCTATTGAGCGGACATCCTGGAACCGTTAAAGGCATGCAAGCGTTCCTCGACTTCTTGCCACAACATCAGAAGTGGCAATGGTCGGTCATGTGTGTGGGTGGCAACCTGTTCCCGCTCGTCGCCGCGGCCATCGAACGCGGCGGCCATATTTCTATCGGCCTCGGCGATTATCCGTATCCCGAATTAGAACGTCCGACCAACGCACGACTCGTTGCTCGTGTTGCCCAGATTGCCCGGGAGATGGGACGGGAAGTCGCGACTCCGAAAGAGGCACGAGAAATGTTGGGACTCAAGTAAAGGAGGGCGCATGAAAGAACTCGATACGATCACTCCGCATCCGATCGTGCA from Deltaproteobacteria bacterium carries:
- a CDS encoding 3-keto-5-aminohexanoate cleavage protein: MPNKVIIEVRINEYAMRDQNPNVPYSPEETSSQALECWREGASIIHYHARDPKTGAPASDAKLYADTVRRIKEKSDVITMPTLGAWWLPSVEARIAHIVEMAKDPMTKPDFGPIDMATGNVDTYDPKGKRFKTNETVYMNTTKTWQYFAETMKSVGVKPIQALWNVPSIRATQAFVDMGIFTEPVYCEIVLTEDWLLSGHPGTVKGMQAFLDFLPQHQKWQWSVMCVGGNLFPLVAAAIERGGHISIGLGDYPYPELERPTNARLVARVAQIAREMGREVATPKEAREMLGLK